The DNA region TGACGCGCCGTATTTTCTTTTGAAAATGGTGTTTCAAAGCCACACTGAACCAGTTCAGTACCTACATCCAACGAAAAATATTGGTCGAGATAGGGCTCAGTGCTCTTGAGCAAGGCCAAAATATAGGGCTTCATGGTTCGGTACACTTCAGCCTGCGGATTCATGTCCATCATCGCGAAATGACCGCCAGACTTTAGGATTCGTCTCGCTTCTTGGAAAATGGCGATCGCCGCACTTTGGGGCAACTCATGGAACACCAAAGAACAAGACACCAAATCCACTGACTGATCCGGCAACGTTGTCGCCTCGCCCGCTGCATGGAGCCAAGACAGTTGAGGGTAGGTTGATGCGGAACGATAATTTGCCACCGCAAGAAAATAGGGAGACAGATCAATGCCAGTCACCTGTGCTGCAAAAAATAAGTCTTGTAGGGCTTCGGTGCTCAACCCCACACCACAGCCAATATCAACAATTTTTTTGGGAGCTTGGGGCAATTGCGCTTTGAGAATATTTTGGTAGCTCTCCCGTAACAGA from [Leptolyngbya] sp. PCC 7376 includes:
- a CDS encoding class I SAM-dependent methyltransferase, which codes for MTASTPTKETDLRSKLVNGILSVRPIADFAKNRARHMMITRAEKLGVPWRKNVEELQQRNWQPELEAIADPALKYPDYYTTSFHAYEEGNLGWEPALEVESASKAVHSTLFGEPTVEGDRLLRESYQNILKAQLPQAPKKIVDIGCGVGLSTEALQDLFFAAQVTGIDLSPYFLAVANYRSASTYPQLSWLHAAGEATTLPDQSVDLVSCSLVFHELPQSAAIAIFQEARRILKSGGHFAMMDMNPQAEVYRTMKPYILALLKSTEPYLDQYFSLDVGTELVQCGFETPFSKENTARHRTVIAQVKG